A portion of the Bacillus sp. es.034 genome contains these proteins:
- a CDS encoding manganese efflux pump MntP family protein, which translates to MTSMIGELMTLMLMAFALGMDAFSIGIGMGMFQLRLKQVFYIGLVVGVFHVWMPLLGMMTGKFLSETFGSFAAYAGGVLLIVLGIQMFMSSFKEEDTTLISPVGFGLILFALSVSLDSFSVGLTLGIFGARTAVALFCFGIAATVLTWSGLLIGRKFQGVLGTYSEALGGSILFAFGVKLLLPI; encoded by the coding sequence ATGACAAGTATGATCGGCGAACTGATGACCTTGATGTTAATGGCATTTGCTCTTGGGATGGATGCCTTTTCGATCGGGATAGGGATGGGTATGTTCCAGCTGAGATTAAAGCAGGTCTTTTATATAGGATTGGTTGTCGGTGTCTTTCATGTGTGGATGCCGCTCCTCGGGATGATGACGGGGAAGTTTTTATCGGAAACGTTCGGGTCCTTTGCGGCTTACGCAGGGGGTGTTCTGCTCATCGTCCTTGGAATCCAGATGTTCATGTCGAGCTTCAAGGAGGAGGACACGACCCTCATCTCACCCGTGGGATTTGGATTGATCCTTTTTGCGTTGAGTGTGAGCCTGGACAGTTTTTCAGTGGGATTGACCCTCGGGATCTTCGGGGCGCGAACGGCCGTCGCCCTCTTCTGTTTCGGGATCGCGGCTACCGTGCTGACTTGGTCGGGGTTACTCATCGGCCGGAAATTCCAGGGGGTGCTTGGAACGTACAGCGAGGCACTTGGGGGGAGTATCCTGTTTGCGTTTGGTGTGAAGCTTTTGTTGCCGATTTAA
- a CDS encoding low molecular weight protein arginine phosphatase yields MNILFVCTGNTCRSPMAEAVLKHKGANRFDVKSAGVFAMDGNDASFQTKEVLKENDIIHRHQSSSLSKENLDWASYIFTMTSNHKRAIVDQYPHVADKVFTLKEFVLEDPADLDVTDPYGGSVDIYRHTYRELDSLIEELMKKLG; encoded by the coding sequence ATGAATATTTTGTTTGTTTGTACAGGGAATACGTGCCGGAGTCCTATGGCGGAGGCGGTTTTGAAGCATAAAGGGGCAAATAGGTTTGACGTGAAGTCGGCGGGTGTTTTTGCCATGGACGGAAATGATGCGTCATTTCAGACTAAAGAAGTGCTGAAAGAGAACGATATAATACATAGACACCAATCGAGTTCACTTTCAAAAGAGAACCTGGATTGGGCTTCCTATATTTTTACGATGACATCGAATCATAAGCGGGCAATTGTGGATCAGTATCCACATGTGGCGGACAAAGTTTTTACATTAAAGGAGTTTGTTCTTGAAGATCCTGCTGATTTGGATGTAACGGATCCGTATGGGGGAAGCGTGGACATCTATAGACATACATACAGAGAATTGGATTCATTGATCGAAGAGTTAATGAAAAAGCTTGGTTAA
- a CDS encoding methyl-accepting chemotaxis protein, with the protein MGKVKSYKSGLRKKLVFFITLLALVTYTTSAFFIYVIKPAFAPDMNELWFTIMTLGMGVFWSAVLAFFAAGFIVKPLQRLEQVALKAAEGDIAIEVDVPKSDDEIRSLALAFNRMLHNLRDMVSSIDDNFNKTNTNVIELSKASEIASTQADSISKTISEISAGAESSATAIQTTAESVEDVIRIAREVQDHSKSSEHMSKNMVTELQGSKEVIHSLVEGISRLARGNEDSLDAVRRLEDNAKKVEQIIQLVGDIANQTNLLALNASIEAARAGEHGKGFAVVAEEVRKLADESGKAVQGISELIKNIQTEVGNVVGQITTQVDSANTEAQKGTQTNEMIETMTTTIHEVADAVQNISVLVDQQMDSIQLTSQQSQEVAAIAEETSAGAMEVSASTKEQAVVMNDVEKLALNLKEQAEALKSTITRFHL; encoded by the coding sequence ATGGGGAAAGTGAAGAGCTACAAATCGGGTCTTAGAAAGAAATTGGTCTTCTTTATCACGCTTCTGGCGTTGGTGACGTATACCACAAGTGCCTTTTTTATTTATGTGATCAAGCCTGCTTTTGCACCTGATATGAATGAGCTTTGGTTCACGATCATGACGCTCGGCATGGGTGTATTCTGGTCGGCGGTTCTGGCCTTTTTTGCAGCAGGTTTCATCGTCAAACCGCTGCAGCGCTTGGAGCAGGTTGCACTGAAAGCGGCTGAAGGGGACATCGCCATCGAAGTAGATGTACCGAAATCCGATGACGAAATCCGCTCACTTGCACTGGCGTTCAACCGCATGCTGCATAATTTGCGTGACATGGTATCAAGCATCGATGACAATTTTAACAAAACCAATACGAATGTTATCGAGCTTTCCAAAGCGTCGGAAATCGCTTCTACACAGGCGGATTCGATTTCCAAAACGATCAGCGAAATCTCAGCAGGTGCCGAAAGCTCGGCTACGGCAATTCAAACAACGGCTGAGTCCGTGGAGGATGTCATCCGGATCGCCCGGGAAGTTCAGGATCATTCGAAATCATCTGAGCATATGTCGAAAAACATGGTGACAGAGCTTCAGGGAAGTAAAGAAGTGATCCATTCCCTCGTTGAAGGCATCAGCCGGCTGGCCAGGGGAAATGAAGATTCATTGGACGCCGTGCGCCGACTCGAAGACAATGCGAAAAAAGTGGAGCAGATCATCCAATTGGTAGGGGACATCGCGAATCAGACCAATCTTCTCGCCTTGAATGCTTCCATTGAAGCGGCACGTGCCGGTGAGCATGGGAAAGGGTTCGCAGTGGTCGCAGAAGAAGTCCGGAAACTGGCCGATGAAAGTGGAAAAGCGGTTCAAGGCATTTCGGAACTGATCAAAAATATCCAGACTGAAGTCGGTAACGTGGTTGGGCAGATCACGACCCAGGTCGATTCAGCCAACACAGAAGCCCAAAAAGGAACGCAGACGAACGAAATGATTGAAACTATGACCACCACGATTCATGAAGTGGCAGACGCGGTCCAGAACATCTCGGTCCTCGTCGATCAGCAGATGGACAGCATCCAGCTTACTTCCCAGCAATCACAGGAAGTCGCCGCCATCGCAGAAGAAACATCTGCAGGTGCCATGGAAGTATCAGCTTCAACAAAAGAACAAGCGGTCGTCATGAATGACGTCGAGAAGCTTGCCCTTAACCTGAAAGAACAGGCAGAAGCACTGAAAAGCACGATAACACGTTTTCATTTATAA